ATGTCTAATGGCAAAGAATCAAATGACAACATAAGAGTTTTTTCTGGCAAAGTTGGTGACGAGGCTGATGAGACTACTGTCTCTCCTGCGAAATCATCTGAAAAGGCAGTTGATCTGAAACATGTGGCGCTTTCAAGCATGGCTGGCCAATTGGAACAAAGCAAACTTCAGACATCCGATAAGTTCAAATTTTCTAGTGAGCATGATCCACCAAATGGCACAACAAACCATTCTTCTTACGATGATTTTCTAGAACATATTGGTTTGCAGCTGAATTCGTTAGAATGTGAAATTGAACAATATATCAGTTCCCAACTAGCAAAACAGGTGGACATTCAGAAGCCAATCGATGGCAAATGGCAGAAATTGTCTGGCATATTGAAGCTTATATCTGAAACTAGAGAAAGGTGAGTtttggaggaggaagaggaacaCAGTGTGTAGTGTGTTCAAAgggcatgattttttttaattatgcatttgtTGCATGGCTACTGCATGCTTAAGCTTCATTACCATCAATGGTTTCAGGATTGCAAAGATTGTGGATAATGCAGTGAAGGAGACTGGATCTGAGGACCTGAGGTCATAGCAAAGTATATAAAACAATGTATCGATGGCACCCTGTTTCTTTCATTTGTAACTTAGTAAGTTGTTTCATTATTTTGATTTCACTGCACATAGTTTAGATTATCCCCTATTGATTGTATGGGATGAACTTATGATTCTTTATTAttgattgtttattttgtaCCTGTTTCTCTGCCAGAATACCTAAGTACCATACaatctgaaaaaatatatgaaagaaATCCTGAACCTGAAGTTATGATTGAATTCATTCAACCAGAACAAGGacttatttattcaaatatggtACAATAATATGGGACTTTGAGTTTAACTTTAATACATAATTGAACTTCTGAGTACTAATTATAGAGTGGGTATTTAATAGGTTACCCACACATGTGAATGCTTTAGTGTCTGTTTACAAAGTACCAAGTACCAGACAACAACTATCACTATTCTATCTATTCATATGCGTTGTACAAATCAATAAGTCATACTTATAATTTTCCAATAATATCAGCAAGAGTGATCTTTCCACACTTTGCAAGGCCAAGCTGATCAAACTGGTCTGAGATCATTTCAATGTCTTTGTCATCGATCTTTCCTATCTCTTTGAGTTTGTAGATCAGAAAGTCTGATTTGCTTTGGCATAAGAAGAAACATAGCACAGAGTTAGGAGTAAATAATTGACTTAAATACCAAAGAGAGTCTCACTGTAATTCAACATAATAACTTTCATTTGGATTTATAcaataaggaaaaaaacaaaaggtagcAATAGTAAGTTTCATGAAGATCTGTGAGGTTTTAATTTTCATGATGTCACCTGCATCACAGGCATGTGTCCCAGTGtcctatctatatatatacacaactaaataaaatactCCATACCCAGCTTCATCACTAGCAGAGAAAATTATTCTTACATTTTGGTAATTCAATTCTTGATTCTTGTTGCAAAACATGAAAACATGTTAAACAATATATCAGGTATGGTTTCATGGAAAATTGTGCAATACCTTACAGAAGCATCATGATCCAGGTCTGCAGCCAGTGGCTCATTGtccattttcttttggagGATCCATTTTGTAGTTCTGCGGTTCCTTCTATCCATCCTTAAATCTGTTAGGAACATGAAGGCCTTGGCAACTGCCAAAGTGCTCACTAGCAAGCACACAGTTGCAGAGAGCCTTCCTGCTGGTGTTGAGAAGCCATAATCCCCATAACCAACTGTTGTCACAGAAATGACTGATAAATAGAAGCTGTCAATCCAATTTAGACCCTCCACCTCATGCACTATGATTGTACAAATTGAGATAGTGCCTGCAACAACCCCTAATGCAAGTAGTACTTTCATCTTCCCTCttgaccttttcttttcagcaTCGATCATATAGGTATCAAATACCTTATTAAGTTTGTTATCATCCATTGTGCTAAGTAAGACTGTTCTCTGTTTGTCAAGTACGTTTGTCAACAGCCCATTTAgcacaatgtcaacaaagcgAACACCGATCAGTAGAAACAAGCATGTGAACACTTTTGTGAAGGTAGTGCAAGGGACTATGTCACCGTATCCTATGGTGCACAAGCTTATGATGGTGAAGTAAAGGCCATCCACTAACTTCAGTGTGGATCTCCCCTTGAAGCCCTCAACATTTGTGATGTATACAAGGACTCCTATTGAGATGTACAAGATGACGCTAACAATAGCCTGCCTTGCAAATGATGGTACTTGTTCTGCAGTATGGCTTTGCTCATCAAACTCATTCGCACAAGGAGTTTCTTTGATTGGTGTGAACATAGAAGGAGAAGAATGCACCCGCTGGAAATTTTGTGTGGGTACTGTATTGGCATTTCTGCTAGTTGGTGATGGATGATTGGGAGTGTTGGGGTTACCTTTGCTCTTTGGGTGGAAGGAAGTTGCGCACCTGTCTGGGACATCAGAGGATCTCCTGTCTTGTCTTGAAGAGTATATTTGATCGCGGTGGACTAAAGGCAGCAGGTGCTCTTCCATGGATGACATGTTAGATCTTGGATTCATGAGCTGACAGCTTGAAGTTCTCATGGTGTACTCACCCATTTATATCCATGGTGTCTCTGCTGTGATCTTGGTGATGATATTGGTAACCATGAGACGGTCAATCAAGGATGTACACTTCCCTGCTTCTGGGATGAAAGGGTGTATCAAATCTACAAGCATATCTTTCCTATTTATTGCAACACTTATATCATGTAGTTTCCAGTACCTTGCATCGTAGCTGATACAAGAGGCAACTGATGAAAGGGAAGGAAAAGATGGGCATATTCTCTTTTTCGATATCTGAAACAGAATTACTTGATTGATCACCAAATTAAATTGGAATAACTATGCTGCCAATGCTCATTTGTAACAATTCATTTCACATATGCTGTCCACATCAGTATGTTGGCTAAAAGGTGTTATTGTCGTAGTTACCTGTGTTGTAGCAGGGATAATCTTGCACCGACTCACTATTCGTGCACGTGCACTAATAGGTGTTCCTGAAATAAATATCATGTTACATTTTATGTTGCAGATATCAAGATTGACAATGTCTTATTAGCATTCTGATTTTGCGAGTTGGACTTACCTTCGGTGGGATGATCCATTGGCATCAAGACAATGCCATATTCTGCAGGACTCTGTTCTACAAGTTGGGGATTGCCTTTTCATGGATGGGAACATGTCAAGTTGTGGCGATGATATCTTATTGCCGCCGACGGAGGTATATACCGCACATACTGAAAGCCTCTCAAGCTGGAGATCAAGCCTGTTTCCGTGCCATCTATGTATCCTCGATCTGTCATTATCTGATGGATCTTGAGTGAAGTAGCTCTGACCCTGATGATCAGTCTGTGCATGATACGTCTGAAGAAAAGGATGCATATGAAACTGTAAGGCCTTCTCTCGAATTTAACAGCAGACTGAAGAGAGCCCAGACCAAGCAAGCATTCTTCAAGCTTCCTGGCATAAATGTAGATGAATTAGTCGCCATGGATCTCTGTTAGCCACTATCAAACTTATCTAGCTTGATCATCTATCTGGTTGATTGAGATACAGTCCGTATGACTGATTGCTGGGATCCTCAATCTGGTACTTAATCAGAGGCTGTAATACTTTTACCATCACCAGATCTTCACGTTGTTTGCTAGAGCGGCAATCCGGCATTACATTACATCTGATTGGTATTGATCATTTCGTGGCCATGGGTAAGGATGGGCCTGGCAAGACTGTTGGTGTTTATGGGGGCCTAAAGCTTGCCAGTTGCCAGTCAGGCTACGGTCGTCTCACACAGCAGACTTAGGCGAATGTTTTGTTTGGGGAGCTTAAGGTTATGGGAAGTAGCTAGGAtgagaatctgaaaaagaaaattttgatctaCAACCGCAAATTCTTAAAAGCTACTCTctctggtaaaaaaaaatttattgtttagAACAAGATTTGAATAAACCTATAAAATTCCGATAAGCAATTTTGTGTTAAGTAACTTTATAAAACCTAATATGTTTATGATATTtactttttgaaaataatctatatatgttatttctcttgtatttaaatttagcattttagaaataattgcTTATCGtgtttttagaaatttgatcaaaatttatcctaaaggacaaatattttttattgtttttttatcggagggagtaagtgctatttttttttgaaacaaaactttCATTAATTCATAGATCTAGCTGAACCGCCGGATACGAGACACTCCAAGCCCGGAGGTATTCCCTCCCAGCTGGACATCTCAAACGAGTTCAAATTAGATCCCACCTCCGCACATGCATGTGCAACCCTATTACACTCCCTAGGACAATACATGATTTCAAAGCCTGTAAGATAAAAGGATATAATTTGCTTAATCTCAAGTATCACCGGAGGGAGTAAGTGTTATTGAGAGAAGCTTTTGTGGAGATTTTGTAcgaagctgcagctgcagcttctcCAATGCCGAAGTTTACACAGCAAGCAAGCCCACGACACGGCACGGCAGCCTGAGCTTACGCGTCGTTGCGGGCTAGTGCGTCAGGCCTTGCGTCGGCCCTCCGCACGGCGGGCCTGGGCCGCCTGGCCGCCGAGGGAGGAAGCAAGCGACCAAAGCTGTAGGCTGGCCCGGCGGGCTAGCTAGACGTCAGCGTCTCGCCGATGGGCGATGGCGATCGATGCCCTTGCGATCCCTGCGCCGTCACTCACACGCGCGACTTGCGTATTCTGGCCGAGAAGTTTGGAGCATGTCACGTCTCTCTGTGGTAACGTGGTACGGGGTACCATTCAGTGAACTTTGTTCCAGTTTTGCCTACTAAGTTTTCTTTTCTGCCTGTACATTTTTCCTAATTTTAATGAAATTCGGTTGGTTGTTCTCGGGCCTACCCGGCAGAAAAAGTTTGCTTTTCTGTGTTACttactttgatttttttaacgtcgttggcttttaaatctaagtttgactatttattttatgtaatatttttaaatatgtaaaattataaattaggcttaaagttttctttttagtaaatcaaatacaaatatagtaaaataattaataattatgtatgttAGTATAACAAATGGTAAAAACgtacatataaaattcaaCTTACATGAAAAAACCGGAGGGTGTAATCATCTATATGCTTGAGTATCTCTTGTGTGTCGGCGTCGTATCTATGTTGTAGAAAGTACTAAACCATAAACACGAGCACATGACACCCCCCGTAAACCCTACCAAAACTTTTCAACTGTTGGCTatgagctcgatcgatcgatcgatcgacggcaGCTTGTTGCATGTGACGTGCGTTCGAGTTCCTGTTCccaactaaaaatttttttccaaccaCCACCGCTAACGCCACTTGCACACAGCCGCATCAACAACAGACAAGGGACAGCGACGCACTTCCTTCTAGATGATTAGCGTCACCGGGGAGCGTGCCAAGAAAACGAAGGAACTCTTCCCGGCAATCAATGGCGAGTCAAACCGCAGGATCCGTGCCATGCATAcagcttaatttattttttttaatcagatACGCCGTgagattggattggattgtgCGGTCGAGCAATCGAGCCTTAACTTTGCTGAGAGGATTATCAACAGAACCCCCATGTGCTGTATAATATCTCCATCATGGAGCTGTTTAGAGCATAAAATAGGTTGATTAAATGTCCATATCAAACTGAACAGTTTTGACAATCGGAGAATCAGGTTATCTTTGCTGAGTGCGTGCCTATACTTATaacctaaatttaaaattttaaacagtagattatatgatttttcatcatattttatttacatcaTTCGTTATAAGAACGgacacacacatgcatgtaaaaattttactagtaaaatactttttaattACTAACATTTGGATCGTTTCGCTTGTTATAATCGAAACGATAAGGATCTTGATCTTAAGATACCGGGAGCTGTGTTCAATCGATCGTATTGACAGATTCAATTCATATATACTATTGCAACTAGTAAACCTAGGTCTTTGGATCGCTTATATATGATCTGTCGTCGTGTGTAAAAAGCTCTATCTGCAAAAATGCAGTCCATCTGGACCATCTAAATTAGGTACAGATTCAAATAAAAGAAGTTAGAATAATTTTGGACGATGCCCACATGATGACTACTTAAGTAGTAAAACAAACTATTATCATCACACCAAGTTGACCTCCGTACTGGCGCCGCCTTGGAAGGGAAGCATAAGCCTTGGAGACCAAGCATCTGCGTGATACTCTGATGCTCAGATCCATCAAAAACAGAAGAGGGGAAAGAATATGAAATCCACCGTGAGCTGCTGGCTCTTCGCCTCGGATggagtataaaaatttaattaacagGCCAGGTTTGACCAATTAGCAGGCAAATTGTGACTAGATTATTAAGCAAATCACACCTTGGATGGCAAGAAAACTAAAAGGGGAAGGAGAACAGAAGGCGACATCTGACTTGATGGGCCGCATGACTGTATGTAGTGTACGACTAAACACAagcataaaataaaagaagagcGGTGTATAATGGACGGCCATTAATTATTCTCCCTATCTCTCTGACTTTGCGCTCCATGGTTTTCTTGGAGCCCATAACATGCATTATGCCCCTTTGGCATGAGTGATAGCTAAtcgaaaaaattatttaaattagttAATGCATCTTTTCTACTACGTCTGTCCTATAATATCTAactattcacttataattttttaacaatttatctttttcaaaaatttagtgaaaatataaaatttataagtaatacttaaactacttttattaataaaaaataaataatactttcaaatttttttaataagacgagtagtcaaacattgcaaacagaaagtcaaaatctcttataatctgggacggagggagtaccaaCTAGGGGATGGAGAGAATAGATTAAAGTGGCTTCATCCACATAGTTTCGACCCTAataaccttaatttttttggcattctgttaatgccaaaatttaataagattcTTGAGTGATTTGGTTAATGAAAGAACGCAGCTGGCGAATGGAAAGTTTATCCAAAAGAGTTCGAGTTTAAGAAGAAATTACAAAGAACATGATATGACAGTTTAAttctatctattaattagacaGAGTTtagtaattttcttttacattTAAGAAGTTCTCTCGTGTACGATTAGGactatgttttcttttagaaaacatgTGCAGTGTCCGATTAGTACCATGTGTTTTTTATCTTTAGAAAACATTTGTCGCATTCGATATGGACTAGTATTCACCCATGGATATAGATATGTACATCTGTGATCCTTGTAAAGTTCACATAAGTCAATAATTGCTCTCGATGCACCATCACTCTTCTTTGCGAGGTTTATATCACTGGCTGAAACTTGTCACCTGAAGCAGCGTTGAATTGCTTTGATCTTTGACAAAAGGGTAAGTCCTAAGTTCCGTTGACCCTGGCAATAGTATCGACTAGTTTAGAACTTTCTTAGTTCAGTTCAATATTTTAATCTGATTGTACAATTACTAGTTATCAGTTTCAGTTTTAAGATACTTTTGAATCTTTTATCATTCTGGTTAGTAAATATTACATCACTAGATCAACTTGTCGCCAACGTGTAGACGTACACCACAGCAACACATATCGTTGTCTAGCCTCATTTGATCTGTGACTTAGCCACCAATCACCTCTTGGGCACACTTGCCAAGCTCACTTCGTGTCGTCTCCCATGACCGTTGGTTAAACAGAAATGGAGGAGGGTGGGCTACCATAGACTTCACCACACTAGCCAGATTCTCATTCGCTTTCACCTCGTCCCATAGTCCTATTTACAGCCATCGCCACCGTTGTCGTCTCACCACATGTGGTCAACagtagaggaggaggaggagagagagagttgcCACCAGCATCACCACACCTAGCCAACACTGCAATATCTCCCTTTCCTCCCCGCTATAGTCGCTGCCTAGCATGGGAGAGAGGAACAGTCGCTCCTTCACACCCATCATCAATGAAGACCAGAATGACATGCACACCATCGTTATCGATAGTTACCATGGGGGAATCTATTCTCTCTAGGCTTATGGACCCTGAATCTAGCCTAATCTGGTGTCCTTCTCCCCATCATGCCTCCTCACGTACTACACTCTTCACCACTACTTAGCACTCATCCAGCTGCTAACTGACCTCTCCTCGCCTTAGACTACCCAACACTAGAGGCTAGATCCGGTCAAACCGCGTCGAATATGTCCATCCCCACCCATGTCGTTGTCCAAAAGTTTGAGGAAAGACTATCAATTTTCCATCATTGTGTATGTCAGATCCTTTCTAGGATGTACGGATCTAGCAATCCCCTCTCGCATCTCCAATGTCCTTTATTTAAGAGTGAAAGTCGCCCTCTCTACCTGAAAGGAGGACTGTCATGCCGCCATCCTTCCTGTGGCCTGCTTTGGCGATGGAGGGGGCATGTGAGGAGGTAGAGGGGGTTGCGGTTTCCTCTTTGCTGCCGATGTCACACTATGGGGACAACAGgggatgaaaaaactaaatacaaCTATGCACATTGTTTTCCAGTAGCTGAAAAATGTAAATAGTTCATGCTAATAAATAGTTTATCATATTGCACCATAGAGGCCCTTTTTTGGGcgatataataataataaagatcATGAAAGGTATTTATGTcaagatgataaatcatatgaGACAATGGGTCTGTTTATATCCTCCTCGAAACACTATCTCGgttgtaaaattaaatattctgTCTCAATATAGCCACATTTATACTACTTTtaagtgattaaaaaaataaggcgACATCAACAAGACAAATTATGAATGGttaagatgataaatcatgtaGAAAAGCTAATTAATCGAGATATGGTCGTGATTAGTTGAGATAAATCGAAGAAGCAAGTGTAAAATAActacattttataataaaattttaatgctaaagataaaagagggagtatttttatATGGTATTATTCCCTTCATCCCAAAATGTAACTATATCTAGAGTCATGGGGTacaggattaaaaaaaaggtcagaATGATTgacaaaatatttgattggttgagaagCGAAAGTAgatgagaaaattaaatggAGAATAATTGTGATTGACTGAAGTGATAAGACAAGTAGAGAAATGGctttattttatgataaatgGTGTAGGTtagaaattgttttattttagtgGGATGGTGGGGTACTGGTTATGCTATACGAATATGTTATTTTGGACCAAATTATTTATTGGTTTTCGCTCTCACACTTGAACTATACAAATTAGATCCTGTTACCAGATGTATCTACTCCCTTCATATCTAAGATGCAAAAACACATGTATACCTATTTCTGCTCTCACctaacagaaagtatagacattgttaaatataatatgaatGATACAATTAGGCATATAGTTTGTACTTTCTACTAGGTGAGAGCAGAAATACGTATACAGTTGTTTATGTACCTTAGACATAGAGGTAACTACACCTGATAATAAGATATATGTCCAGTCTTTAACAGTTAATttcaatatatactattaaatagctataaaaaataaaatatttatttatgttttacctataaaaaaaaacacagcctACATATTATGAGACTAGCATGCAGAAAGGTACGCTCGTGTCCTCAGCAATCCAGCGTAAGGCAGCGTGTCGCAACGTGCGTGTTTGAACTTCAAGGAGAGGGTCGGTTGAGACACCAAACGAGTAACAAAAGGTTACTTTTGATCAACTGCTACTACTAGCCACATAAAGCGAGGTCGTCGCTTTCCAACTTCGAAATGCCAGTTTTCAAACCTGCGAGGGTGTATTTTCTTCGTCCTCTTTTCCTCCAATTTAGTCCCCCCGGTTATCAGGTTATGTAATACgcgttattttattttattttgaataggACTAAgatcaaactttaaaatttaaccataaatatataacttttgaaatatatactttagaatcatatataatttatgtatatacatacattaaTATAAAAGACAATAAAACCTTATATttaaccatgtattaatgatattatatatgtgtgtatgtacatataataaaaatagtgatCAAAACTATTTCTCGGTCATGTTTTTATTCCGAACAATAAGTATTATAAACCGgtaattcaaataaaatagggATTCTGTACGAACAATCAGGAATTctgtatataaaaactatttttttgctTCTCACATGTCAACATTGACTAATGCCAGCCTATCAGTGAGgcaaggaaaataaatgaatgtGGTGTTGGAATTATATTCCAGTTGCGTTAATTGTCCGGACAAGACTTGTGTTGTCGTACGCTAGCTTGTTGCTTACTCACAGACTCTCACTGTCATGCATGCTATCATATCTTCTCGAGTTCTCGTATATCTTAAATATTAATACCATATACGAGAATATCACGTATAAACTGATCGATCATGCCCTTCAGAAAATACGTGAAAAGATTATCAAAGTGCAATATAATGTTGGTGGACACCGTCGAAAACGGAATACGGATGTCAAACGGAGAGGGTGACGTCAAATGATTAATCGGAATACGGACGATTAATCCGAATTATACGGAAATATAACGTTTAtgttaatatatgtatacattagTATTACTGTTTCTTTTGGGgatatttaaatgtctaagaTCATATTTGATGTATTTATACCATTTTAATTTGagcaatcataaaaataatcatgtcGTGTAAAGGCTAGAATTTCATTCcaaatagtaatatttttagtttatttttattataaattgtaaaaaatataataaaatataaatggtagTAAACATAGTcacaaatataagtataattagTTGCCAATGATAGAAATATCAAacataccaaaataaaatgtatagaGTCTAGATAGGTTAGCTATTGTGGTGgtagatttttctatttatacggATTATGCGAACGATTAAACAGAAAAACGGATGATTAATCGCTAACTACGAAAATTTAacgtttataaacataaaataactaCCGTATCATCGATACGGAACGATTTTACTACCGTCACCGTCACCGATTAAACGGCCAACTAAACGGCCGAGTTGGCCGTTTTC
This is a stretch of genomic DNA from Oryza brachyantha chromosome 1, ObraRS2, whole genome shotgun sequence. It encodes these proteins:
- the LOC102706990 gene encoding uncharacterized protein LOC102706990, which encodes MAFAVAPPLAPPPPSPAAAWGRRTRETPPRFALAVSTSDGDPAPRTFEQLREQLLQLHAEADLTQSKANSARVRLVRLTEAAENLKKRAAVSIRMGKENEAVDLLVQKKKLTRALESIKQRIEVFDKLSTKISEAISMKQNMLIEHALHPGMSNGKESNDNIRVFSGKVGDEADETTVSPAKSSEKAVDLKHVALSSMAGQLEQSKLQTSDKFKFSSEHDPPNGTTNHSSYDDFLEHIGLQLNSLECEIEQYISSQLAKQVDIQKPIDGKWQKLSGILKLISETRERIAKIVDNAVKETGSEDLRS
- the LOC102720373 gene encoding two-pore potassium channel 2-like, with product MRTSSCQLMNPRSNMSSMEEHLLPLVHRDQIYSSRQDRRSSDVPDRCATSFHPKSKGNPNTPNHPSPTSRNANTVPTQNFQRVHSSPSMFTPIKETPCANEFDEQSHTAEQVPSFARQAIVSVILYISIGVLVYITNVEGFKGRSTLKLVDGLYFTIISLCTIGYGDIVPCTTFTKVFTCLFLLIGVRFVDIVLNGLLTNVLDKQRTVLLSTMDDNKLNKVFDTYMIDAEKKRSRGKMKVLLALGVVAGTISICTIIVHEVEGLNWIDSFYLSVISVTTVGYGDYGFSTPAGRLSATVCLLVSTLAVAKAFMFLTDLRMDRRNRRTTKWILQKKMDNEPLAADLDHDASVSKSDFLIYKLKEIGKIDDKDIEMISDQFDQLGLAKCGKITLADIIGKL